From Phoenix dactylifera cultivar Barhee BC4 unplaced genomic scaffold, palm_55x_up_171113_PBpolish2nd_filt_p 001775F, whole genome shotgun sequence, the proteins below share one genomic window:
- the LOC103718676 gene encoding mannan endo-1,4-beta-mannosidase 1-like: protein MVAKRVLFSLGLLALFVLQGGSAYAGSSFVRTSGTHFVLDGRSFYSNGFNAYWLMLMASDPTQRYKVSSVLQQASDYGMSVVRTWAFSDGGSNPLQYSPGYYNENMFQGLDFVISEAKKHGVFLILSLVNNYADFGGRKQYVQWAKERGADVYWDNDFYWHEVVKSYYKNHIKTVLTRTNTITGVAYKDDPTIFAWELINEPRCDGDLSGKTVQNWIAEMAAYVKSIDSNHMLEVGLEGFYGESMPERKQFNPGYEVGTDYISNNKIAEIDFATIHAYPDQWISGSDDAQMAFLRSWIQSHIDDAGAILGKPLMITEFGRKTEQDSFYGTVYNMIYNSARAGGPCAGGLFWQMLAQGMDNFRDGYEIIFSESPSMASIISQQSHMIASLS from the exons ATGGTGGCAAAGAGAGTCCTTTTCAGCCTTGGTCTCCTGGCCCTCTTTGTACTCCAAGGTGGTAGTGCTTATGCTGGCTCTAGTTTTGTGAGGACAAGCGGAACCCATTTTGTTTTGGATGGGCGCTCGTTCTACTCCAATGGGTTCAATGCATACTGGCTGATGTTGATGGCCTCGGACCCGACACAGAGATATAAGGTGTCGTCTGTTCTCCAACAAGCTTCCGATTATGGAATGAGTGTTGTAAGGACCTGGGCCTTCAGCGATGGTGGGAGCAATCCCCTGCAGTACTCTCCGGGTTATTACAATGAGAACATGTTTCAG GGCTTGGACTTTGTCATATCTGAGGCCAAGAAGCATGGAGTGTTTCTCATACTGAGTCTGGTGAATAACTATGCCGACTTTGGGGGAAGGAAGCAGTACGTTCAGTGGGCGAAGGAGAGGGGAGCGGATGTCTACTGGGATAACGACTTCTACTGGCATGAAGTTGTCAAGAGTTACTACAAGAATCACATCAAG ACGGTCCTCACAAGGACCAACACGATAACAGGAGTTGCATACAAAGATGATCCTACCATCTTTGCATGGGAGCTTATAAACGAACCTCGATGCGATGGCGACCTCTCTGGCAAGACTGTGCAG AATTGGATTGCAGAGATGGCTGCTTATGTTAAATCAATAGATAGCAACCACATGCTTGAAGTTGGATTAGAAGGATTTTATGGGGAGTCAATGCCTGAAAGAAAGCAATTCAATCCTGGCTATGAGGTCGGCACTGATTACATCTCCAACAACAAGATAGCTGAAATTGACTTTGCCACCATTCATGCCTACCCTGATCAATG GATTTCAGGCTCTGATGATGCTCAAATGGCATTCCTCCGAAGTTGGATCCAATCCCACATTGATGATGCTGGCGCGATACTTGGAAAACCACTCATGATCACAGAATTTGGGAGAAAGACCGAGCAGGATTCCTTCTATGGGACAGTGTACAACATGATCTACAACTCAGCCAGAGCTGGGGGCCCATGCGCAGGTGGACTGTTCTGGCAAATGCTGGCTCAAGGGATGGATAACTTCAGGGATGGCTATGAGATAATATTTTCAGAAAGCCCCTCCATGGCAAGTATCATTTCTCAGCAATCCCACATGATAGCTAGCCTTAGCTAG